A genomic stretch from Kribbella amoyensis includes:
- a CDS encoding OAM dimerization domain-containing protein: protein MSIIRPYGDTTGDGMVQLSFTLPIPHDKRAEGAAVQLANKMGIDPALVVHSKPMGPDFTFFVVYGPVHHLVDPSKVEVIERDYPLLSPKEANLAIRKGLRRRLTVVGACIGTDAHTVGIDAIMNIKGFAGEKGLEYYRELKVVNLGAQVAVPELVRRAKAEKADAILVSQVVTQREAHVLNTKEMSAAFREAYPEHTRPVLVAGGPRFTEQMAAELGVDRVFGRGTTPGEVASYLVDALVTRRTRTPNRRTA from the coding sequence GTGAGCATCATCAGGCCGTACGGCGACACCACCGGCGACGGGATGGTGCAGCTGTCGTTCACGTTGCCGATCCCGCACGACAAGCGGGCCGAGGGCGCCGCCGTGCAACTGGCGAACAAGATGGGCATCGACCCCGCGCTCGTCGTGCACAGCAAACCGATGGGCCCGGACTTCACCTTCTTCGTCGTCTACGGACCGGTGCACCACCTGGTCGACCCGAGCAAGGTCGAGGTGATCGAGCGGGACTACCCGCTGCTGTCGCCGAAGGAGGCGAACCTCGCCATCCGCAAGGGACTGCGCCGCCGGCTGACCGTGGTCGGTGCCTGTATCGGGACCGACGCGCACACCGTCGGGATCGACGCGATCATGAACATCAAGGGCTTCGCGGGGGAGAAGGGCCTGGAGTACTACCGCGAGCTCAAGGTGGTCAACCTCGGCGCCCAGGTCGCGGTCCCGGAGCTGGTGCGGCGCGCGAAGGCGGAGAAGGCGGACGCGATCCTGGTCTCGCAGGTGGTCACCCAGCGGGAGGCGCACGTGCTGAACACCAAGGAGATGTCGGCCGCTTTCCGGGAGGCGTACCCGGAGCACACCCGCCCGGTATTGGTTGCCGGAGGCCCCCGTTTTACCGAGCAGATGGCGGCCGAACTCGGCGTGGACCGGGTGTTCGGCCGCGGCACCACCCCGGGCGAGGTGGCCAGCTACCTGGTCGACGCCCTGGTCACCCGACGTACCCGGACGCCGAACAGGAGAACCGCATGA
- a CDS encoding hotdog domain-containing protein, whose product MTKAEVGLTVTHRRYVPYSHAHYAGHLVDGAYVLGLFGDVATEVCIQADGDEGLFASYSDVQFLQPLRAGDVVEVTATITRVGNRSREIEFAAAVVCRGRPDVSESAAEVVDPPLPITRATGTVVVPVR is encoded by the coding sequence ATGACCAAGGCCGAGGTCGGTCTCACCGTCACCCACCGCCGGTACGTGCCGTACAGCCACGCGCACTACGCCGGCCACCTGGTCGACGGGGCGTACGTGCTCGGGTTGTTCGGTGACGTGGCGACCGAGGTGTGTATCCAGGCCGACGGGGACGAAGGGCTGTTCGCCTCCTACTCCGACGTGCAGTTCCTGCAGCCGTTGCGGGCCGGCGACGTGGTCGAGGTGACGGCGACGATCACCCGGGTCGGCAACCGGAGCAGGGAGATCGAGTTCGCCGCGGCCGTGGTCTGCCGGGGCCGGCCGGACGTGTCGGAGTCGGCGGCCGAGGTCGTGGACCCGCCGTTGCCGATCACCCGCGCCACCGGGACGGTCGTCGTTCCGGTCCGGTGA
- a CDS encoding polyprenol monophosphomannose synthase, whose protein sequence is MGEILVIIPTYNEAENLEPIVGRLRAAVPEAHVLIADDNSPDGTGELADKLAAGDDHVHVLHRQGKEGLGAAYIAGFRWGLEHGYGVLVEHDADGSHQPEQLDRLLDALRDADLVLGSRYVRGGAVENWPKSREILSRGGNIYTRIALGIPLRDATGGYRAFRRETLEGLGLDQVASAGYCFQVDLAWRALKAGFRVVEVPITFVERERGKSKMSQAIVLEAMARVGRWGLAHRAQQVKGLFGAAGKG, encoded by the coding sequence CTGGGCGAGATCCTGGTGATCATCCCGACCTACAACGAGGCCGAGAACCTCGAACCGATCGTCGGCCGGCTCCGCGCCGCCGTGCCGGAGGCGCACGTCCTGATCGCCGACGACAACTCGCCCGACGGCACCGGGGAGCTGGCCGACAAGCTGGCCGCCGGTGACGACCACGTCCACGTCCTGCACCGGCAGGGCAAGGAGGGCCTCGGCGCTGCGTACATCGCGGGCTTCCGCTGGGGTCTCGAGCACGGGTACGGCGTCCTGGTCGAGCACGACGCGGACGGTTCGCACCAGCCGGAGCAGCTGGACCGGTTGCTGGACGCACTGCGTGACGCGGACCTCGTCCTCGGGTCGCGGTACGTCCGCGGTGGCGCGGTCGAGAACTGGCCGAAGTCGCGGGAGATCCTCAGCCGGGGCGGCAACATCTACACCCGGATCGCGCTCGGCATCCCGCTGCGCGACGCGACCGGCGGGTACCGCGCGTTCCGCCGGGAGACGCTGGAGGGGCTCGGCCTCGACCAGGTGGCGTCCGCGGGGTACTGCTTCCAGGTCGACCTGGCCTGGCGGGCGCTGAAGGCCGGGTTCCGGGTGGTGGAGGTGCCGATCACCTTCGTCGAGCGGGAACGCGGCAAGTCCAAGATGTCGCAGGCGATCGTGCTCGAGGCGATGGCCCGGGTCGGCCGGTGGGGCCTGGCGCACCGCGCCCAGCAGGTCAAGGGCCTGTTCGGCGCGGCCGGGAAGGGGTGA
- the lnt gene encoding apolipoprotein N-acyltransferase encodes MDRLRAFGRLLPRLVVAIGAGALLGLAFEPHDYPWLAVVAVPLFLATLDGVSVKAGILIGAGFGITYYSVLVPWLSVIGGDAAIALAILEGLFYAVFGAFASQALRHRLWMLWIPCLWVATEYATASVPFGGFPWGRLAWAFADSPVGKLASLVGIPGLSFAIALLGVLAYAVLRRRSKLGLRVVALVAGVAIVGGSALISLDTAGNGKTVTAAMVQGNVPGKGLEFLGRARTVTRNHLAATLELQERVKAGSQVKPDIVIWPENSTDIDPFRDPETKADIEQAVKAVGVPILVGAVLEGPGDNERQTTGVVWDPVTGPGQVYAKRHPVPFGEYIPFREQLLPYIKRLEMVGRQTAPGKVPGVLPINGVTYGDVICFEVAYDDVVSDVMKGGAQILVVQTNNATYGGTGQPEQQFAITRMRAIETGRTVLIASTSGISGVVRPDGTVEHKSGQFVPDVYVASVPARDAHTLATRLGGWPQWILTGLGIMGAVVALVSRRRRTDPDPGTPPAATPSREKIPA; translated from the coding sequence GTGGATCGGCTGAGGGCGTTCGGACGTCTGCTGCCCCGACTGGTCGTCGCGATCGGGGCCGGCGCCCTGCTCGGTCTGGCCTTCGAGCCGCACGACTATCCCTGGCTCGCCGTGGTTGCCGTCCCGCTCTTCCTCGCCACCCTCGACGGAGTCTCGGTGAAGGCCGGCATCCTGATCGGTGCCGGCTTCGGGATCACCTACTACTCGGTCCTGGTGCCCTGGCTCAGTGTCATCGGCGGCGACGCCGCGATCGCGCTGGCGATCCTGGAGGGCTTGTTCTACGCGGTGTTCGGCGCGTTCGCGAGCCAGGCGCTCAGGCACAGACTGTGGATGCTGTGGATTCCGTGCCTGTGGGTGGCCACGGAGTACGCGACCGCTTCGGTGCCTTTCGGCGGGTTCCCGTGGGGCCGGCTGGCCTGGGCGTTCGCCGACTCGCCGGTCGGCAAGCTCGCTTCCCTGGTCGGGATCCCCGGCCTCAGCTTCGCGATCGCGTTGCTCGGCGTCCTGGCGTACGCCGTGCTCCGGCGGCGCAGCAAGCTCGGTCTGCGGGTGGTCGCCCTGGTCGCCGGGGTGGCGATCGTGGGCGGCAGCGCGCTGATCTCGCTGGACACGGCGGGCAACGGCAAGACCGTGACGGCCGCGATGGTGCAGGGCAACGTGCCGGGCAAGGGCCTGGAGTTCCTCGGCCGGGCCCGGACCGTGACCCGCAACCACCTGGCCGCGACGCTGGAGCTGCAGGAGCGCGTCAAGGCCGGGTCCCAGGTGAAGCCCGACATCGTCATCTGGCCGGAGAACTCCACCGACATCGACCCGTTCCGGGATCCCGAGACCAAGGCCGACATCGAGCAGGCGGTCAAGGCCGTCGGCGTACCGATCCTGGTCGGCGCCGTGCTCGAGGGTCCGGGTGACAACGAGCGTCAGACCACCGGGGTCGTCTGGGATCCGGTGACGGGTCCCGGCCAGGTCTACGCGAAGCGGCACCCGGTTCCGTTCGGCGAGTACATCCCGTTCCGCGAGCAGCTGCTGCCGTACATCAAGCGGCTGGAGATGGTCGGCCGGCAGACCGCGCCCGGCAAGGTGCCTGGGGTGCTGCCGATCAACGGGGTCACCTACGGCGACGTGATCTGCTTCGAGGTCGCGTACGACGACGTGGTGTCGGACGTGATGAAAGGCGGCGCCCAGATCCTCGTGGTGCAGACGAACAACGCCACCTACGGCGGGACCGGCCAGCCCGAGCAGCAGTTCGCGATCACCCGGATGCGCGCGATCGAGACCGGCCGGACCGTGCTGATCGCGTCCACCTCCGGGATCTCCGGGGTGGTCCGGCCGGACGGGACCGTCGAGCACAAGTCGGGCCAGTTCGTCCCGGACGTGTATGTCGCCTCGGTTCCGGCCCGCGATGCCCATACCCTGGCCACCCGGCTCGGCGGCTGGCCGCAGTGGATCTTGACCGGGCTGGGGATCATGGGAGCAGTGGTGGCGCTGGTGTCCCGGCGCCGGCGGACCGACCCCGACCCGGGGACGCCGCCGGCCGCGACGCCGAGCCGGGAGAAGATCCCGGCCTGA
- a CDS encoding FxsA family protein: protein MPWFVAVALLVVPIVEIFVIIQIGQVIGGWPTVGLLLVESALGAWLIKREGRRAWNALQTSFQTARMPGKELADAALILVGGTLLLAPGFVTDVFGFFFVLPFTRPLARRVLAAILGRRIVAQLGGNPITGFMPGGYKPPTAEQAEAQRRRNEDIVQGEVVDPDKKQDK, encoded by the coding sequence ATGCCGTGGTTCGTGGCAGTGGCGTTGCTGGTGGTGCCGATCGTGGAGATCTTCGTGATCATCCAGATCGGTCAGGTGATCGGTGGCTGGCCGACGGTCGGGCTGTTGCTGGTGGAGAGCGCGCTCGGGGCCTGGCTGATCAAGCGTGAGGGCCGCCGTGCCTGGAACGCGTTGCAGACGTCCTTCCAGACCGCGCGGATGCCGGGCAAGGAGCTGGCCGACGCGGCGCTGATCCTGGTCGGCGGCACGCTGCTGCTGGCGCCGGGATTCGTCACCGACGTCTTCGGCTTCTTCTTCGTGCTCCCGTTCACCCGGCCGCTCGCCCGGCGGGTGCTGGCGGCGATCCTCGGCCGCCGGATCGTCGCCCAGCTCGGCGGCAATCCGATCACCGGCTTCATGCCAGGCGGCTACAAGCCGCCGACCGCCGAGCAGGCCGAGGCCCAGCGGCGCCGCAACGAGGACATCGTCCAGGGCGAGGTCGTCGACCCCGACAAGAAGCAGGACAAGTAG
- a CDS encoding RNA polymerase-binding protein RbpA — MSNRVLRGSGLGGVSFEDDRGVEFAPRQTITYDCPRGHVVEVTMAHDAEVPAVWECPHCGNEAARSTGEKPEPKQEKPARTHWDMLRERRSISELEELLAERVQLLRNGEIGPAHLHRNRPTGGGKRTA; from the coding sequence ATGTCTAATCGCGTTCTGCGTGGTTCGGGGCTGGGTGGGGTCAGCTTCGAGGACGACCGTGGCGTCGAGTTCGCGCCGCGTCAGACGATCACGTACGACTGCCCACGCGGTCACGTGGTCGAGGTCACCATGGCGCACGACGCCGAGGTGCCCGCCGTCTGGGAGTGCCCGCACTGCGGCAACGAGGCCGCCCGTTCCACCGGTGAGAAGCCGGAGCCGAAGCAGGAGAAGCCGGCCCGCACCCACTGGGACATGCTGCGCGAGCGGCGCAGCATCTCGGAGCTGGAGGAGCTGCTCGCCGAGCGCGTGCAACTGCTCCGCAACGGCGAGATCGGCCCGGCCCACCTCCACCGCAACCGCCCCACCGGCGGCGGCAAGCGCACAGCCTGA